A stretch of the Capsicum annuum cultivar UCD-10X-F1 chromosome 10, UCD10Xv1.1, whole genome shotgun sequence genome encodes the following:
- the LOC107845623 gene encoding reactive Intermediate Deaminase A, chloroplastic (The sequence of the model RefSeq protein was modified relative to this genomic sequence to represent the inferred CDS: added 21 bases not found in genome assembly), which yields MDVISPAAAASRFQIPAMDVAALRSRAPVAFGVGCVSLAGAKFCGSSSSLARSKPFACLSISTDASIKEAVHTEKAPAALGPYSQAIKANNFVFVSGCLGLIPETGKFVSDSVEDQTEQVLKNMGEILKASGVSYSSVVKTTILLADLNDFKKVNEIYAKYFQAPAPARATYQVAALPMNAKIEVECIAAL from the exons GCCGCCGCCAGTCGATTTCAAATTCCGGCAATGGACGTCGCCGCCCTACGCAGCCGTGCTCCGGTAGCTTTCGGAGTTGGCTGTGTATCTCTTGCTGGTGCAAAGTTTTGTGGGTCTTCTTCTTCATTAGCTCGATCAAAACCCTTTGCTTGCTTAAGCATTTCTACTGATGCCA GTATTAAGGAGGCTGTTCACACTGAAAAAGCTCCAGCAGCATTGGGGCCATACTCTCAAGCCATCAAAGCCAATAATTTTGTTTTCGTCTCTGGATGTCTGGGTCTTATTCCAGAG ACCGGGAAATTTGTCTCAGATAGTGTGGAGGATCAAACAGAGCAG GTTCTTAAGAATATGGGGGAGATACTTAAAGCAAGCGGCGTTAGCTACTCCTCAGTTGTTAAGACAACCATCTT ATTAGCTGATCTGAACGACTTCAAGAAAGTGAATGAGATTTATGCGAAAT ATTTTCAAGCTCCTGCACCAGCTCGGGCAACTTATCAGGTGGCAGCATTGCCGATGAATGCAAAGATTGAAGTCGAGTGCATAGCAGCATTATGA